In Penaeus chinensis breed Huanghai No. 1 chromosome 40, ASM1920278v2, whole genome shotgun sequence, one genomic interval encodes:
- the LOC125047062 gene encoding BTB/POZ domain-containing protein 9-like, producing the protein MSNIHVGLPYPGGVVDHSSNLAHDIGALYLNDEYSDVTLQVNGQTFHAHKVILAARSQYFRALLFGGLRESHQTEVEIKDTNLTAFKVLLKYIYTGWVSLNSEKEETVLDILGLAHQYGFEDLESAICDYLKDTLCILNICVIYDMASLYNLSNLKAVCEDFMDKNALSILNHESFYSLSPTALKAIISRDSFCALEVHIFQGVHEWVERNSDLSQEQIQDILSQIRLPLISLTDLLNVVRPTSLISPDQILDAIKAKNESRDMDLQYRGYLMPGENVAVPSKGAQVLQGEMRANLLDGNVSTYDLDRGFTRHPIDDNNGQGILIKLGMQCIINHMRMMLWDKDQRGYSYYIEVSMDQKDWVRVIDHTRYHCRSWQYLYFPARVVRYIRIVGTNNTVNRVFHVVAFEAYYSKQEVKLHKGLIIPTENVALVTKSALVIEGVSRARNNLLNGDIHHYDWDSGYTCHQLGSGSICVQLGQPYWLSSCKLLLWDCDDRSYSYYIEASVNMRDWELIVDKTREACRSWQTLTFPPRAVVYFKIVGTFNTANEVFHCVHFETPAQVGSENRPRIRGVDHAVAPIRPHHGEESGGDAAAPDGHNMGMERAGSINAPEGAGEGLGAGRVRERSASSSRAEPVEGSLDQVEENGLNAEGAGGLDVANPVEAHQDEGTDDEDK; encoded by the exons ATGTCCAACATCCACGTGGGTCTGCCATACCCCGGGGGTGTAGTGGATCACTCAAGTAATCTGGCTCATGACATTGGTGCTCTGTACCTCAACGATGAGTACAGTGATGTAACACTGCAAGTTAATGGACAGACTTTTCATGCACACAAGGTCATATTGGCAGCTCGCAGCCAGTACTTTAG AGCTCTCCTGTTTGGTGGTCTTCGTGAATCTCATCAGACTGAAGTAGAGATCAAAGACACAAATTTAACAGCTTTTAAAGTCTTGCTAAAGTACATATACACTGGTTGGGTTAGCCTCAACTCAGAGAAG GAAGAAACTGTCTTAGATATCCTAGGCTTGGCTCACCAGTATGGCTTCGAGGATTTGGAATCCGCCATCTGTGACTACTTAAAAGACACACTTTGCATTCTCAATATTTGTGTGATATATGACATGGCTTCCCTTTACAATCTCTCAAATCTGAAGGCTGTGTGTGAAGATTTCATGGACAAAAATGCACTATCCATTCTCAACCATGAGtctttctattccctttcacCA ACTGCTTTAAAGGCAATTATAAGCCGTGATTCCTTCTGTGCTCTTGAAGTCCACATTTTTCAAGGGGTTCATGAGTGGGTGGAGCGGAACTCGGATCTCTCACAGGAACAAATACAAGACATTCTCTCTCAAATTCGTCTACCTCTCATTAGTCTCACA GATCTTCTGAATGTGGTCAGACCAACATCACTGATTTCACCAGACCAAATATTGGAtgcaataaaagcaaaaaatgaaTCCAGAGACATGGATCTTCAGTATCGTGGCTATCTTA TGCCAGGGGAAAATGTAGCAGTACCAAGCAAAGGTGCTCAAGTACTCCAGGGGGAAATGCGTGCAAATCTATTGGACGGCAACGTGTCTACATATGACTTGGACCGAGGTTTTACGAGACATcccattgatgataataatggtcaggGTATTCTAATTAAACTTGGAATGCAGTGTATTATCAACCACATGCGAATGATGCTCTGGGATAAAGACCAAAG AGGGTATTCATACTACATAGAAGTGTCAATGGACCAGAAGGACTGGGTTCGTGTGATTGATCACACCCGCTACCACTGCCGGTCTTGGCAGTATCTCTACTTCCCCGCAAGGGTAGTTCGATATATAAGAATTGTAGGCACCAACAACACTGTTAATCGTGTTTTCCACGTTGTCGCCTTTGAGGCCTATTATTCCAAACAAGAAGTTAAGCTACACAAGGGATTGATTA TCCCTACCGAAAACGTTGCACTCGTTACCAAGAGTGCTTTAGTGATAGAAGGAGTAAGCCGTGCACGTAATAACCTCCTGAATGGAGACATTCACCATTATGACTGGGATTCTGGCTACACCTGTCATCAGCTGGGATCAGGGTCCATATGTGTCCAGCTTGGCCAGCCGTATTGGCTTTCATCATGCAA ATTGTTGCTTTGGGATTGTGATGACCGTTCCTACAGCTATTATATTGAAGCTTCTGTTAACATGAGAGACTGGGAGCTGATTGTTGACAAGACCCGGGAAGCCTGCCGGTCGTGGCAGACTCTGACTTTTCCTCCAAGAGCTGTGGTTTACTTCAAAATTGTTGGGACTTTTAACACAGCCAATGAG GTGTTCCACTGTGTGCACTTTGAGACCCCTGCTCAAGTTGGATCTGAGAACCGTCCTAGAATAAGAGGAGTTGACCATGCAGTCGCTCCAATTAGACCACATCATGGAGAGGAATCTGGAGGTGATGCAGCTGCACCAGATGGACACAACATGGGAATGGAGCGTGCAGGTAGTATAAATGCGCCAGAAGGGGCAGGTGAAGGATTAGGTGCAGGTCGTGTTAGGGAAAGATCTGCCTCTAGTTCAAGAGCAGAACCAGTGGAGGGATCATTAGATCAGGTGGAGGAAAATGGCTTGAATGCTGAAGGAGCAGGAGGTCTTGATGTGGCAAACCCAGTTGAAGCTCACCAAGATGAGGGGACAGACGATGAAGATAAATAG